One part of the Glycine soja cultivar W05 chromosome 11, ASM419377v2, whole genome shotgun sequence genome encodes these proteins:
- the LOC114375170 gene encoding uncharacterized protein LOC114375170 encodes MDDEAIANGNGAPSPPCVVSVSALSGSRRRLSMSFVERSRLHVSSSEKLKPMAWVSLQGRLLNADEASSARTIGGGVFSAEQAIAWNLFPPIHRFLLVAVIGAAVARSRKDFQICQLKNSVQLRDQVLLNMQQKLDSLCELVVNNSKEHWTNKSCDKDGELQLNETFGAGKINFIDCGCWHCEQHSGFFNELMEGASIARSSGANEVLQYKMPFSNEDQEERRMSDMSDWASSVTSSADIQLNNLAVEQDMYNLRRDSEEKDTTIKELTSLLNSNEVANCKRIAELEDFIRRKNTTISKLKKDLLVLEQKVVQLTRLRRPSFSASGTNDGQPPHIMIDNLLYDMESTTSPSSSSDSDSSSVVKAPKLPTDVVLKQDFAPKLDQNPTPAKVSSSSGRVFERHSKSRSVSPRKEVSSSQKSNAASASAQKLLSARGDLKKNRRRSLNGDKSATAPKGWV; translated from the exons ATGGACGACGAAGCTATTGCTAACGGTAACGGAGCTCCGTCGCCTCCATGTGTCGTTTCGGTGTCTGCATTATCCGGCTCCCGGCGCCGCCTATCGATGAGCTTCGTGGAGCGGAGCCGCCTCCATGTCTCGTCGTCGGAGAAGCTCAAGCCAATGGCGTGGGTATCGCTCCAGGGAAGGCTCCTCAACGCCGACGAAGCCAGCTCGGCTCGAACCATCGGCGGCGGCGTCTTCAGCGCCGAACAAGCCATTGCTTGGAACCTCTTCCCTCCCATCCACAGGTTTCTCTTAGTCGCGGTCATCGGCGCTGCCGTTGCGCGCTCCCGAAAAGACTTTCAAATATGCCAACTCAAAAACTCCGTTCAACTCAGG GACCAGGTGCTGTTAAACATGCAGCAAAAGCTTGATAGTCTTTGCGAGTTAGTAGTTAACAATTCTAAAGAACACTGGACTAATAAGTCTTGTGACAAGGATGGGGAATTGCAATTGAATGAGACTTTTGGCGCTGGGAAAATTAACTTTATTGATTGTGGTTGTTGGCATTGTGAGCAACACTCTGGTTTCTTTAATGAATTAATG GAGGGTGCTTCTATTGCAAGAAGCTCTGGTGCAAATGAGGTGCTTCAATATAAGATGCCCTTCTCTAATGAAGATCAGGAGGAGCGAAGAATGTCTGACATGTCAGATTGGGCTTCAAGTGTCACATCTTCTGCTGATATCCAG TTAAACAACTTGGCTGTAGAACAAGATATGTATAATCTTAGGAGGGACTCTGAAGAGAAGGATACCACAATAAAGGAGTTAACCAGCCTGTTGAACTCTAATGAGGTTGCTAATTGCAAG AGAATTGCTGAATTAGAAGACTTTATACGGAGGAAAAATAcaacaatttcaaaattaaagaagGACTTGTTGGTTTTAGAACAAAAG GTTGTCCAACTTACAAGACTTCGTCGACCTTCTTTCTCTGCCAGTGGCACAAATGACGGTCAGCCGCCACATATTATGATAGATAACCTTCTTTATGATATGGAGAGCACCACTAGCCCCTCCTCATCTTCTGATTCAGATAGTTCTTCTGTCGTCAAAGCACCAAAACTTCCTACTGATGTTGTCCTGAAACAAGATTTTGCTCCCAAACTTGATCAGAATCCTACACCAGCAAAAGTATCCAGTTCATCAGGAAGAGTTTTTGAACGCCACTCAAAGTCTCGATCCGTTAGTCCTCGTAAAGAAGTTTCAAGTAGCCAAAAATCTAATGCAGCTTCCGCTTCAGCCCAAAAGCTATTGTCAGCTCGTGGggacttgaaaaaaaatagaagacgaTCTCTTAATGGAGATAAGAGTGCAACTGCACCTAAGGGATGGGTATAG
- the LOC114377346 gene encoding uncharacterized protein LOC114377346 — MTMDRSSQSSSDSPTREAKVLSIECLKGSSKGDEWTGDMLQTGDIVEELRIGSSAKSQIRYQWPFKGGKSGVQKILQEAFKKKETSIVVRVRRGSEELAELQACIVPNEFTAKKNLVLRSISDPNYVVGFVDRTEAECFEIQASRNTRMVNALTRTKLQDGYVSYSWERRMQEMLSVPNSSNFLSILFLPKASDRVASRYNDLEDTLARANAWLNAGQASGVPIVFMNIQTESLLTKISGETASSTVNAGSLSDLANLANASLYGFEDYHGIDIGVVRAVRLWYAPVAGEFSIEIKLKEEDAKLGFAISRTEEGFIFISSVINQENVPATRSGLSNLYKLATDTCRMLVVSRVSNQKVLPWMVSSTGAIRCYDTVSLSQKLSLHRHTRVPILLHVFLWDRALVSSSGGSSRFRALSSSVLPSHASEIEVARLPDETHVLPLPPPPSEPSEISHSRLERDTAGEFSFRFHDFALSSNWV; from the exons ATGACCATGGATAGATCATCTCAAAGCAGTTCCGATTCACCGACCCGAGAAGCGAAAGTGTTATCCATCGAATGTCTGAAAGGAAGTTCAAAAGGCGACGAGTGGACCGGAGATATGCTCCAAACCGGCGACATCGTGGAGGAGCTGCGAATTGGATCGTCGGCGAAGTCGCAGATCCGGTACCAGTGGCCGTTCAAGGGCGGGAAGAGCGGCGTGCAGAAGATTCTTCAGGAGGCGTTCAAGAAGAAGGAGACGTCGATCGTTGTTCGGGTGCGGCGAGGATCGGAGGAGCTGGCGGAGCTGCAGGCGTGCATCGTGCCCAACGAATTCACCGCCAAGAAGAACTTGGTGCTGCGATCCATTTCTGACCCGAATTACGTGGTCGGGTTTGTGGATCGGACCGAAGCGGAATGCTTCGAGATTCAAG CTTCAAGGAACACAAGGATGGTAAATGCGCTAACCAGGACCAAGCTACAAGATGGATATGTTTCATATTCATGGGAGAGGAGGATGCAGGAAATGCTATCAGTTCCCAATTCTAGCAACTTCCTTTCCATATTATTCCTTCCCAAAGCTTCAGATCGGGTAGCTTCTCGCTATAATGATCTGGAGGACACCCTAGCCAGGGCAAATGCATGGCTTAATGCAGGTCAAGCCTCAGGGGTTCCTATTGTCTTCATGAACATCCAAACCGAGTCCCTACTTACTAAG ATATCAGGAGAGACAGCTTCTTCCACTGTGAATGCAGGGTCATTATCTGACTTAGCTAACTTAGCAAATGCAAGCCTTTACGGCTTTGAGGATTACCATGGAATAGATATCGGTGTTGTTCGAGCAGTTCGCCTATGGTATGCTCCGGTTGCAGGAGAGTTCTCTATTGAGATCAAACTAAAAGAGGAAGACGCGAAGCTTGGCTTTGCCATTAGTCGTACTGAAGAG GGATTTATTTTCATCTCATCAGTGATTAATCAAGAAAATGTACCAGCCACACGATCAGGGCTGAGCAATCTTTATAAACTAGCAACGGATACTTGTAGGATGTTGGTAGTTTCAAGAGTGTCAAATCAAAAAGTCCTTCCATGGATGGTTTCATCAACAGGAGCCATTCGGTGTTATGACACTGTTTCACTCAGCCAGAAGCTCTCCTTGCATAGACACACCAGAGTTCCCATTCTCCTACACGTCTTCCTTTGGGACCGGGCTTTGGTTTCTTCAAGTGGAGGAAGCTCTAGATTTAGGGCTCTGTCTTCTTCTGTGTTGCCATCTCATGCATCTGAAATTGAAGTAGCACGCCTTCCAGATGAAACTCATGTACTGCCATTGCCCCCTCCACCTTCTGAACCAAGTGAAATTTCGCACTCCAGGCTTGAGAGAGACACAGCAGGGGAATTCTCTTTTAGATTCCACGATTTTGCCTTGTCTAGCAACTGGGTATGA
- the LOC114377085 gene encoding IRK-interacting protein-like, with protein MPPLENPFCSFPIVNKNSKHINILVHTYYLLGFCITCSTLFLLLLCLMAATATNNPQITREEIQTAIAKAVELRALHAALTQGSSPGTNNARFPSPSPASHFSAQDYPVFTPSYEDEAHQNSTRSRTISESCDENGVEGGENSMTPSDYKEKSNSRKGLPFGFGNLDSHMCPADDDTKSVTGSCANHITVLQTSPAATANDYFKSRRTNSLGDSKQPLSSCNRCNPAVITSEYENTRNNKSSNIVVPLTDSHASFQTQPRSKGLISWLFPRLKKKHNKNVSSPSRTESEEVSQVLKDMGIVSVEALKRELMDANESRDAALVEVSEMRSSLGELKQKLEYVESYCEELKKALRQAILTRETTFSEKLNSPPQRGTPPFDGNGENLMPVGEDVMVEGFLQIVSESRLSVKQFCKTLICQIEETDHSLMDNLNLLLQPYKLSLNSKYSKAVLYHFEAFINQSFYQDFENSVFQKNGCTKFLDPRQDRQAQFSSFVALRNLSWSEVLRKGTKYYSEEFSKFCDQKMSCIITTLNWTRPWPEQLLQAFFVAAKCIWLLHLLAFSFNPPLGILRVEENRSFDPHYMEDLVTDRQRSQGPSRVKIVVVPGFYVQDMILRCRVICRHKSAP; from the exons ATGCCACCACTTGAAAACCCGTTTTGTTCTTTTCCGATTGTCAATAAAAATTCCAAGCATATCAATATTCTAGTGCACACATATTATCTTCTCGGCTTTTGCATTACATGCTCCACTTTGTTCTTGCTTTTGTTGTGCCTCATGGCTGCAACTGCAACCAACAACCCTCAAATAACAAGGGAGGAAATCCAAACTGCCATAGCCAAAGCAGTGGAATTAAGGGCCCTTCATGCTGCATTAACACAAGGAAGTAGTCCAGGCACAAACAATGCTAGATTTCCATCACCTTCCCCTGCTTCTCACTTCTCTGCCCAAGACTACCCTGTTTTCACACCA AGTTATGAAGATGAGGCACACCAGAACTCAACAAGGAGCAGAACAATATCAGAAAGCTGTGATGAGAATGGGGTAGAAGGAGGAGAGAACAGCATGACCCCCTCAGATTACAAGGAGAAATCAAATTCAAGAAAGGGACTACCTTTTGGATTTGGCAACCTTGACTCTCACATGTGTCCTGCTGATGATGATACCAAATCTGTGACTGGTTCTTGTGCAAATCACATTACTGTTCTCCAAACATCACCGGCGGCCACCGCGAATGACTACTTCAAATCCAGGAGGACAAACAGTTTGGGGGACTCGAAGCAGCCCCTATCTTCCTGCAATAGGTGCAACCCTGCTGTCATAACTAGTGAATATGAGAACACAAGGAACAACAAGAGCTCCAACATTGTTGTCCCCCTCACAGACTCCCATGCCTCTTTCCAAACCCAACCAAGAAGTAAAGGGCTGATTTCATGGCTGTTCCCTAGGTTGAAGAAGAAGCATAATAAGAATGTGAGTTCCCCAAGCAGAACAGAATCTGAGGAAGTCTCTCAGGTTCTCAAGGACATGGGGATAGTGTCAGTTGAGGCACTGAAGAGGGAACTGATGGATGCAAATGAGAGTAGAGATGCTGCCTTGGTGGAAGTTTCTGAGATGAGATCTTCACTTGGAGAACTGAAACAAAAGTTGGAGTACGTAGAGAGTTACTGTGAAGAGTTGAAGAAAGCTTTGAGGCAAGCAATACTCACAAGAGAAACCACATTTTCTGAAAAGCTTAATAGCCCTCCTCAGAGAGGAACACCACCCTTTGATGGGAATGGGGAAAATTTGATGCCTGTGGGTGAGGATGTTATGGTTGAGGGCTTCTTGCAGATAGTGTCAGAATCAAGGTTATCGGTGAAGCAATTCTGCAAGACCCTTATATGCCAGATTGAAGAAACTGATCATTCTTTGATGGACAACTTGAACTTGCTTCTCCAACCATATAAGCTCTCCTTGAATTCCAAATACTCAAAGGCAGTTCTATACCATTTTGAAGCCTTCATAAACCAGTCCTTCTACCAAGACTTTGAGAACAGTGTGTTCCAAAAGAATGGCTGCACAAAATTCTTAGACCCTAGGCAAGATCGCCAAGCACAATTCTCATCCTTTGTCGCGCTTAGGAATTTGAGCTGGAGTGAGGTTCTCAGAAAGGGTACTAAGTATTACAGTGAAGAGTTTAGCAAGTTCTGTGACCAGAAAATGAGTTGCATCATTACTACACTGAATTGGACTAGGCCTTGGCCTGAGCAACTCCTTCAGGCTTTCTTCGTGGCAGCAAAGTGCATATGGTTGCTACATTTATTGGCATTTTCTTTCAACCCTCCATTGGGAATTTTAAGGGTGGAAGAGAATAGAAGCTTTGATCCTCACTACATGGAAGATTTGGTTACTGATAGACAGAGGTCACAAGGTCCAAGCCGGGTTAAGATCGTGGTGGTGCCAGGGTTCTATGTTCAGGATATGATCTTGAGGTGTAGAGTTATTTGCAGGCACAAATCTGCACCATAA
- the LOC114373398 gene encoding G2/mitotic-specific cyclin-1-like → MEANLSLTCDSHLEFPQSGGRDSQAEDAFRLEGFHDCVEGVFVNLCHALGLHLGFDGVEGEEADVSEGANETARDNVDEGTIEDEKGFEEGLWAGPGPFGGGGEGKSGGVGRKVCEERRKIGEVGVFFAGKAVDTEVGQGCRQVFGDIGNLEVPRITEGKLISRPIKRNFNAKLLANEENLANVLEVEANKQGATQGKKNVIVPALDNAAIVHQEHGAEDSTHKPNPEPVDMVNFEAEDSANFVCERGSRERSRRNVKTLTSEIIAQSKKACVVLNDTKEEPVDMDADDPNEVVVAEYLEDIYRFFNLTEVPAILKSYSFHIYVFILLLLQLMMQQETDYQASDYMKKQHGINDKMRSIIVDWLVENPHEISINA, encoded by the exons ATGGAGGCGAACCTCTCTCTGACATGCGACTCTCACCTGGAGTTTCCCCAATCTGGGGGTCGCGATTCTC AAGCCGAGGATGCCTTCAGATTGGAAGGTTTTCACGATTGTGTTGAGGGTGTTTTTGTAAATCTGTGCCACGCCCTTGGTCTGCATCTTGGTTTTGATGGTGTCGAGGGAGAGGAGGCAGACGTAAGTGAAGGCGCCAACGAGACCGCCCGCGACAACGTCGATGAAGGCACGATCGAGGACGAAAAGGGTTTTGAGGAGGGGCTTTGGGCTGGGCCAGGCCCATTTGGAGGTGGAGGCGAAGGGAAGAGTGGGGGTGTGGGAAGAAAAGTGTGTGAGGAGAGAAGAAAAATCGGTGAG GTTGGCGTATTCTTTGCAGGAAAAGCTGTAGATACGGAAGTTGGACAAGGGTGCCGTCAAGTTTTTGGAGATATTGGTAATTTGGAGGTGCCTAGAATCACTGAAGGGAAATTGATTTCAAGGCCAATAAAAAG GAACTTCAATGCAAAACTGTTGGCAAATGAAGAA AATCTGGCAAACGTGTTAGAAGTTGAAGCTAACAAGCAAGGAGCTACACAGGGGAAGAAA AACGTTATTGTACCTGCACTCGACAATGCTGCAATTGTTCACCAAGAACATGGCGCAGAAGATTCAACGCACAAGCCAAATCCTGAACCTGTAGATATGGTTAATTTTGAAGCTGAAGATAGCGCTAATTTTGTTTGTGAAAGAGGGTCAAGGGAAAGATCTCGTAGGAATGTCAAGACGCTGACTTCAGAAATTATAGCACAGAGCAAG AAAGCTTGCGTAGTATTGAATGACACTAAGGAAGAGCCTGTTGACATGGATGCAGATGATCCTAATGAAGTAGTTGTAGCTGAATACCTTGAGGATATATACAGATTCTTTAACCTAACAGAAGTACCAGCtatcctcaaatcttattcattTCATATCTATGTCTTCATTCTCTTATTATTGCAACTTATGATGCAGCAAGAGACTGACTATCAAGCTTCAGATTACATGAAAAAGCAACATGGAATTAATGATAAGATGAGATCTATTATAGTGGACTGGCTGGTCGAAAACCCACATGAGATTTCAATTAATGCCTGA
- the LOC114377179 gene encoding histone H3.2, which translates to MARTKQTARKSTGGKAPRKQLATKAARKSAPATGGVKKPHRFRPGTVALREIRKYQKSTELLIRKLPFQRLVREIAQDFKTDLRFQSSAVSALQEAAEAYLVGLFEDTNLCAIHAKRVTIMPKDIQLARRIRGERA; encoded by the coding sequence ATGGCACGTACCAAGCAAACCGCTCGCAAGTCCACCGGAGGAAAGGCTCCGAGGAAGCAATTGGCAACCAAAGCCGCTCGCAAGTCAGCCCCGGCGACCGGCGGAGTGAAGAAGCCCCACCGCTTCAGGCCAGGAACGGTGGCTCTGAGGGAGATTCGAAAGTACCAGAAGAGCACCGAACTTCTGATCCGAAAACTCCCATTCCAGAGGCTCGTCAGAGAAATCGCTCAGGATTTCAAAACCGATCTCCGCTTTCAGAGCAGCGCCGTTTCGGCTCTTCAGGAAGCCGCGGAGGCTTATCTCGTTGGACTCTTTGAGGACACTAACCTCTGCGCTATTCACGCTAAGCGAGTTACCATTATGCCCAAGGACATTCAACTCGCTCGCAGAATCAGAGGCGAGAGAGCTTAA